Proteins co-encoded in one Spirosoma endbachense genomic window:
- a CDS encoding porin: MKKTVLLLSSLFAGFGAFAQDSTSTTPGKFTFSGYMDTYYLGNFNNPKSQSNLGLNGSGVGNARAFDQKAGQFGIGLIQAKATYTADKVDAVMDLTFGTFADLGNYGNNVGLLGTPGSTALAIKQAYIVFKATPKLSFTAGQFGTHIGYEVIDAPVNYNYSLSNLFNNGPFYHIGLKAQYAFSDRAYLMLGVVNNVDNLVDNNKKKGLIGQFFFSPVSGWNVYLNGIISNEASQDVTGVKADDASYSLFDLTTTYQITSKFYLGLNAATGSQKGDYQGVGGPSTSKSWGGVAVYTNYAFTDKFGLGLRYETFDNKNGARALTDAAGNGASVNSITITGNITAADGHVLLKPELRLDSYSANKFEKNDGSLTKSQTTLGMAAIFKF, from the coding sequence ATGAAAAAAACAGTTTTACTTCTTAGTTCTTTGTTTGCCGGGTTTGGCGCTTTCGCCCAAGATTCAACGAGTACTACTCCGGGGAAATTTACGTTCTCAGGCTACATGGACACCTACTATTTGGGTAACTTCAATAACCCAAAGAGTCAGTCGAACCTTGGTTTAAATGGTTCAGGTGTTGGTAATGCACGGGCTTTTGATCAAAAGGCGGGCCAGTTCGGAATTGGATTAATTCAGGCGAAGGCGACGTATACAGCCGATAAGGTTGATGCTGTTATGGACCTGACGTTTGGAACATTTGCTGATCTGGGAAACTATGGCAATAATGTTGGTCTTCTCGGAACACCAGGATCAACAGCGCTGGCCATTAAGCAGGCATACATTGTCTTTAAGGCCACGCCTAAATTATCGTTTACTGCCGGTCAGTTCGGTACTCACATCGGTTATGAAGTTATTGATGCTCCCGTTAACTACAACTATTCTTTATCTAACCTCTTCAATAACGGGCCATTCTATCACATCGGCTTAAAGGCACAATATGCGTTCAGTGATCGTGCTTATTTAATGTTAGGCGTTGTCAATAACGTTGATAACCTGGTTGACAATAACAAAAAGAAGGGTCTGATCGGGCAGTTCTTTTTCTCGCCGGTTTCGGGCTGGAATGTTTATCTGAACGGAATTATCTCGAACGAAGCTTCTCAGGATGTAACAGGTGTTAAGGCTGATGACGCCAGTTATTCACTGTTCGACCTGACAACTACGTATCAGATTACATCAAAATTCTATCTTGGTCTGAATGCTGCTACTGGCTCCCAGAAAGGTGATTATCAGGGTGTAGGTGGTCCATCTACATCGAAAAGCTGGGGTGGTGTAGCCGTTTATACAAACTACGCATTTACTGATAAATTCGGGTTGGGCTTACGGTATGAAACATTCGACAACAAAAATGGCGCTCGCGCTTTGACGGATGCAGCAGGTAATGGCGCAAGTGTGAACTCGATTACGATAACGGGTAATATCACAGCGGCCGATGGTCATGTGCTGCTCAAGCCTGAACTCCGGCTTGATAGCTACTCGGCCAATAAGTTCGAAAAGAATGACGGTTCACTGACTAAGTCGCAAACGACGCTCGGTATGGCGGCCATCTTCAAATTCTAA
- a CDS encoding 4Fe-4S dicluster domain-containing protein, producing MAIMITDECINCGACEPECPNTAIYEGGVEWTWGGGTELTEVDFGDGTVVSGKAPQAPVSNEFYYIVNDKCTECMGFHEEPQCAAVCPVDCCVPDPENVEDEETLLAKKAWLHAEA from the coding sequence ATGGCAATCATGATCACTGACGAGTGCATCAACTGTGGTGCCTGCGAACCCGAATGCCCCAATACAGCCATCTATGAAGGTGGTGTCGAATGGACCTGGGGTGGTGGAACCGAACTGACCGAAGTTGATTTTGGTGACGGGACGGTTGTTAGCGGCAAAGCACCACAAGCACCCGTTTCTAATGAATTTTACTACATCGTGAATGATAAATGCACAGAGTGCATGGGCTTTCATGAGGAGCCACAATGTGCGGCTGTTTGCCCGGTGGACTGCTGTGTTCCCGATCCTGAAAATGTAGAAGATGAAGAAACACTACTGGCCAAGAAAGCGTGGCTTCACGCTGAGGCCTAG
- a CDS encoding aldehyde dehydrogenase family protein, whose translation MLQSERLQTFVALGNFLRSAEALPELEEIAQRAYYKNNWFTPANTLNALRAIADEFLTADKLNAWVHSYPPEPNAVSRSVGVVMAGNIPAVGFHDLLCVLLSGHDLLAKLSTQDFVLIHYLIQKIKEINPNFADHIEEAERLNTADAYIATGSNNTARYFEYYFAKKPSIIRKNRTSVGLLMGEESDDEFLKLGEDISDYYGLGCRNVSTILVPEGYDFTPLLRTLEPQILLYLNNHKYQNNYDYNKSIYLINAVPHFDNGYLLLTENDNLVSPISVLYYQTYRTLADATNWLNERADRIQLVASAQNWFSGHVGLSTVAFGQTQRPGLSDYADGIDTMAFLAQL comes from the coding sequence ATGCTTCAATCAGAACGCCTACAAACGTTCGTGGCTTTAGGCAACTTCTTACGCTCCGCCGAAGCCCTGCCCGAATTAGAGGAAATTGCTCAACGGGCTTATTATAAGAATAACTGGTTTACACCGGCCAATACATTAAACGCCTTGAGAGCCATTGCCGATGAGTTCCTGACGGCCGATAAATTAAATGCATGGGTTCATTCCTACCCACCTGAGCCAAATGCTGTTTCCCGAAGTGTTGGGGTCGTCATGGCAGGAAATATTCCGGCGGTTGGTTTTCATGATTTACTCTGCGTACTGCTGAGTGGTCATGATCTGCTCGCCAAGTTAAGTACGCAGGATTTTGTACTAATCCATTATTTAATACAAAAAATAAAAGAGATCAATCCTAATTTTGCGGACCATATCGAAGAAGCGGAACGGCTCAACACGGCCGACGCCTACATCGCTACGGGCAGTAACAACACGGCTCGGTATTTCGAGTATTACTTTGCTAAAAAGCCAAGCATTATTCGCAAAAATCGCACCTCTGTCGGCTTATTGATGGGTGAAGAAAGTGACGACGAATTCCTGAAACTAGGCGAGGATATTTCTGACTACTATGGCCTGGGCTGTCGCAATGTATCAACGATTCTGGTGCCGGAAGGGTATGATTTTACGCCCCTTCTACGAACGCTGGAGCCTCAGATTCTGTTGTATCTTAACAACCATAAATACCAGAACAATTACGACTACAACAAGTCAATTTACCTAATCAATGCCGTACCTCACTTCGACAATGGTTACCTGTTGTTGACCGAAAATGATAATCTGGTCTCACCGATTTCGGTTCTATACTACCAGACTTACCGGACGCTTGCTGATGCTACAAACTGGCTCAATGAACGCGCCGACCGCATTCAGCTTGTCGCATCAGCTCAGAACTGGTTTTCTGGTCATGTCGGCTTATCGACTGTTGCTTTTGGTCAGACACAACGACCTGGACTGAGCGATTATGCCGATGGTATCGATACAATGGCCTTTTTAGCGCAATTGTAG
- a CDS encoding HNH endonuclease, with protein sequence MTLPHTLNGNRVLKRLDFGQLHTKYFNHRRLQVFAKKGTSCVRCGVEGVYLIASVDQGGGHHVDLFTANFTLMTIDHILPRSKGGQSILANYQPMCQYCNSRKGNTLESET encoded by the coding sequence ATGACTTTACCGCATACACTAAATGGCAATCGGGTGCTTAAACGACTGGATTTCGGCCAGTTGCACACGAAGTATTTCAATCATCGGCGGTTACAGGTATTTGCCAAAAAAGGGACTTCCTGTGTTCGCTGCGGAGTAGAAGGAGTGTACCTGATCGCGTCGGTTGATCAGGGGGGCGGGCACCATGTCGACCTGTTCACCGCTAATTTTACGCTCATGACCATCGACCACATTCTGCCCAGATCCAAAGGAGGACAAAGCATACTGGCGAATTATCAGCCTATGTGTCAGTACTGTAATTCCCGGAAAGGCAATACGCTGGAAAGTGAAACCTAG